Part of the Nitrosophilus alvini genome, TTTTCTAAGCTCTTCGTCCTCGAGAGGAGTAAATTTGTTGAATATCGGCGCTATAAGCGTAGGATAGATTGCATTTATCAATATTATTATAAAAAAAACAAGCGCAAAGCCGTAAATCCACCAGTTGTCAAAATAGGCTATTATGTAGCTTATTGCTGCAATTATGGCGGAACCGAAAACTAAAAATAGAACTCCGCCCTTTATCTGGTCTTTTATATAAAGAGAAAAAGAGGAGGTATTGAATCCGTATTTTTCGTCAATGACAAACTTTGAATAAAGATCGAAAGGCAACATTACAAAATAGTTTATAATAATGAAAATATCCACATAAACAACAGATTTCAAAACGATGTTGTCTATATTTATACTCTTTTCAAGCCATACCAGTCCATTCCCTATCCAGAAGATAAAAAGTGCATACTCCGCCAGTGTCTCAAGCATAGCGAGCCGCTCTTTTGATACAGCATAGTTGGCCGACTTGAGATATTTGGAAGGAACCATCAAAACAGGCTCCAGTCTTTTTGCTTTTATTACAAATCCCGCCTGCATAACGGATATATAAATTTTTGCCAATACATATATAAAATACAAAATACTGATAGCTTCTATCATCTTTGTTCCTATACTTTTAAATTGTTTGCTATTGTATCAAAGATAAGTTAAAATTGCATTCAGAATAATTTTAATTTACTATTTTAACCGCAACAGTAAAAGAGGGTTTGAGGAGTTACAGCGTATGGCGTTAGTGGATCTGAAAGAGATTTCAAAACAGTTTGAAGCACAAAAAATTTTATGTGATGTAGATTTTCATGTGGACGAATTTGAAAGAATTGCCATTGTAGGAAAGAACGGCAGCGGAAAATCGACTCTGATGAAAATCATCCAGGGATCTCTGGACCCTGACAGCGGGGAGAGAAGAACCAGGCAAAATATCAATATACAGATGCTTTCGCAAGCCCCTAAGTTTGAAGACAATCTCAAAGTCAGAGAAGCCATAGAAAACGAACTGACCCAACTGAAAGAGGCAAGAAAAAGATATGAAGAGATAAGTGTCAGACTGGCGGAAGATTTTGAAAACAGAACACTTTTGAATGAACTTGACAAACTTGCAAACTTTCTTGATTATCACAACGCCTGGAACCTTGATGACAAGATAGAGAGAGTCCTGCAAGAATTCGACCTGAAAAGATATGAAGATAGATTTATAAACCTTCTTTCAGGGGGTGAGCAAAGAAGAGTCGCTCTTGCAGGGCTGCTTCTGAAAAAACCCGATATTCTCCTTCTTGACGAACCGACGAACCATCTGGATGTATATATGGTCTCTTTTCTTGAAGAAATGCTTTTAAAAGATAAATTCACCATAGTTTTCATCTCCCATGACAGATATTTTATAGATAGAATCGCCACAAGAACCGTTGAAATCGAAGATTGTCGTCTGAGAAGTTTCAAAGGCGGATACAGTGACTATCTGAGCCAAAAAGAAGAACTGCTTAAAAGTATGCAAAAAGAACACGAAAATCTTCTCAGGCTTTTAAAGCAGGAAGAAGAGTGGCTCAGACGCGGAGTAAGAGCCAGGATAAAAAGAAACGAAGGCAGGAAAAAAAGAGTATTGGAACTAAGAGAGCAGGCAAAAAAGAACCCGGCACTTATCAAAAAAATAAAACTCGAACTTGAACGGGAAAAAAAACATTTCAACCGCGAAGAGAGCCAAAATAGAAAAAAGATGCTCTATGAGCTTGAAAATGTAACTAAAAAACTGGGGGACAACCTCCTTATCAAAGATTTTACCACAAGAATTCTGCAAAAAGACCGAATCGCCATCGTAGGAAAAAACGGCAGCGGCAAATCGACCCTTCTAAAACTTCTTTTGGGAGAACTAGAACCAGATAGCGGTGTGATAAAAAGAGGAGAGTTTAAGATAGGCTATTTTGACCAGCACAGGAAGATGCTCGATGACGACAAAAATCTCATAGAGACATTCTGCCCCAACGGTGGAGACCGCGTAGAGGTACAGGGTAGAAGTATGCATGTATTCGGTTATCTCAAAAACTTCCTGTTTCCAAAAGAGTTCTTAGATAAAAAGATAGGAGTACTGAGCGGTGGAGAGAAAAACAGAGTGGCTCTTGCCCTGCTCTTTACAAAAAAGGTCGACTGCCTCATACTCGATGAACCTACAAACGATCTGGACATTCCTACCATCAATATTCTTGAAGAATATATCCAGAATTTTCCCGGCTCCGTCATCTTCGTCAGCCACGACAGATATTTCGTGGACAAAATAGCAAAAAAACTCTTTATCTTCAAAGGAAATGGAGAGATAGAGGAATCATACCAGACATATACCGAATATCTTGAGATCGAAAAAGAGCTTGAGAATCTGAAAAATTTCGAAAGAGAGCTTGAAAACGAAAAACCAAAAAGAGTGAGAGTAAAAAAAGAAAAACTCTCTTTCAAAGAGCAAAAACTCCTTGAAGAGCTCCCTTCAAAAATAGAGGCCATCGAAGAGCAGATGAGTCATATCAATGAATGCCTAGCAGATCCTTCCTGCTATGAAGAAAAAGGTATAAACAGACTTGCCTCAGAACTTGAAGAGTTGGAAAAAGAGCATGAAAAACTGCTTGAAATTTATATAGAGCTTGAAGAGAAAAGAGAAAAAATAGAAGCAGAGTCCATATGAAATTCAAAATAAACAGATATCTCACAGACGATATAGAAAATCGTGACCACCCAAGTGATTTCGAACGCACAGACGAATACTCCATATTTATTTTAAGACTCCCTTATATCAAAAAAGATACAGTCGACACTGTCTCATATGCCTTTTTAATCAAAGACAATGAAGTTTACGGATACTCCAGAGATAGAAAAGAGTTTTACAGACTCGGTACTTTTCAAGACCTGCACACATTTTTAGATACCAGAGTAGACAAGATACTTGCAAAAATATCGAAACTGAATATGCAGATTGCAAAAATGGAAGACAAACTGTACGAAGGAGATATTGATAAAAGTTTTGTAAATAGATGGCTC contains:
- the abc-f gene encoding ribosomal protection-like ABC-F family protein gives rise to the protein MALVDLKEISKQFEAQKILCDVDFHVDEFERIAIVGKNGSGKSTLMKIIQGSLDPDSGERRTRQNINIQMLSQAPKFEDNLKVREAIENELTQLKEARKRYEEISVRLAEDFENRTLLNELDKLANFLDYHNAWNLDDKIERVLQEFDLKRYEDRFINLLSGGEQRRVALAGLLLKKPDILLLDEPTNHLDVYMVSFLEEMLLKDKFTIVFISHDRYFIDRIATRTVEIEDCRLRSFKGGYSDYLSQKEELLKSMQKEHENLLRLLKQEEEWLRRGVRARIKRNEGRKKRVLELREQAKKNPALIKKIKLELEREKKHFNREESQNRKKMLYELENVTKKLGDNLLIKDFTTRILQKDRIAIVGKNGSGKSTLLKLLLGELEPDSGVIKRGEFKIGYFDQHRKMLDDDKNLIETFCPNGGDRVEVQGRSMHVFGYLKNFLFPKEFLDKKIGVLSGGEKNRVALALLFTKKVDCLILDEPTNDLDIPTINILEEYIQNFPGSVIFVSHDRYFVDKIAKKLFIFKGNGEIEESYQTYTEYLEIEKELENLKNFERELENEKPKRVRVKKEKLSFKEQKLLEELPSKIEAIEEQMSHINECLADPSCYEEKGINRLASELEELEKEHEKLLEIYIELEEKREKIEAESI